In the genome of Penaeus vannamei isolate JL-2024 chromosome 26, ASM4276789v1, whole genome shotgun sequence, one region contains:
- the LOC138866666 gene encoding PPE family protein PPE10-like: MEHGEWDIGGFVRPTEDGEERGGFAEGSGGTERNVEASRRALEGRRGSRRLRGGLWRDGEGQGGFWRDGEGQGGFWRDGEGQGGFWRDGEGQGDFTEGSGGTERVKEGSGGTERVKEGSGGTERVKEGSGGTERVKEGSGGTERVKEGSGGTERVKEGSGGTERVKEGSGGTERVKEGQ; encoded by the coding sequence ATGGAACACGGCGAATGGGATATTGGGGGGTTCGTAAGACCCacggaggatggagaggaacgTGGAGGCTTCGCGGAGGGCtctggagggacggagaggaacgTGGAGGCTTCGCGGAGGGCtctggagggacggagagggtcaAGGAGACTTCGCGGAGGGCtctggagggacggagagggtcaAGGAGGGTtctggagggacggagagggtcaAGGAGGGTtctggagggacggagagggtcaAGGAGGGTtctggagggacggagagggtcaAGGAGACTTCACAGAGGGCtctggagggacggagagggtcaAGGAGGGTtctggagggacggagagggtcaAGGAGGGTtctggagggacggagagggtcaAGGAGGGTtctggagggacggagagggtcaAGGAGGGTtctggagggacggagagggtcaAGGAGGGTtctggagggacggagagggtcaAGGAGGGTtctggagggacggagagggtcaAGGAGGGTtctggagggacggagagggtcaAGGAGGGACAGTAG